Genomic segment of Lysobacterales bacterium:
AAGTCGCGGTTTCGGCGCATCATCACATAGCGCGTGGCGAAAGCCAACGCCAGAAACGACGCGGTGATGCTACCCGCCGCGAAGTTGGTGGTGTCGTACAACGTGCCCGAGGACAGTAGTCCGGTAACGGCACCTGCTGCAGCCAGGAAGATCCAAAGAAACCAAGTAATCCAGCGGTCGATGCGCTCAAGCAGTTCGGGTGTCGACGCGCAAGGTGGAAAATGCAGCGCCGACCACGAGGACGTCAACAGCATGATGCCGCTGCAGGCACCGGTTGCCTCGGCTGCCGAAAGGAGCGGTGTAGCCGATGACCCGGGCGATCCAGGGGAACCAGGCATCGACCGGAAACGTCATTCGACCGATAACTTGGTGAGCAGGTGCACCAAGGCAACCGCCAGCGGCAGCATCCAGCCGAGGAAGGACGTTCCCGTTGCAGCAGGCAAAATCATTGGCAAATAACTCGCCAACAGGCCGCCGGCAAGCGCCAGCATCGGTATGAGTACGCCCGGCGGCGTGGCGAAACCCGGGCGGCTGGGATCGACGTTACGACGCTGTACTTCATTCCGGACGCCGTGGTCGAAGGCGGGGGCGCAGGATGCGCGCGCGCGCGCCGCGAGTCAAGTGTCGGTGCGGCGTAAGGCGGCCGGCAATCGGTTAGCACTGAAAAAGGTATCCAGGCAGGGAGTTCCATGGTGACAAGCGGAGTGCCTTTCCAGCATCGCCGCGCGCTGCATGGGTTTGATCGAAACGAAGCCACATTGCCGCGCGCATCCTGTGCCACGCCGCGCGATACGCGGCAAGGCCCGGGGTGTCAGGATGATCGCCTTGCAAGGCGGCCAGCGCCCGACCGACGGAGTCGTCCGGATCAGGTCGGCGTTCAATGCCCGAGACGCGGAATATCGCCAACGCGCGGCGGTCGTAAGCCAGGGGATGTGCCAGTGCAAGTCGCGCCCAGGTCAACAAGTCTTCGCCGCTGGCAATGCCCTGGGGAAAGCCGCCTAGTGCAAGCATCGTCGATCGGTCGACGGCAACGGCTGAACTGCATATCGGCGGGTCGGATTGCGCAGCCACGTCGAAATAGTTCGACCAAAGGCTTTGATCGGCGCTTGGCGCGGTGCGGCCGAGTTTGGCCGTGTGCGTTCCTGCGCCATCGCGCCACAACGCGTATCCCGTTCCCCACCAGCGTGCGGTCGGAAAGCGCTCGCGCAGCGCCAGCACGGCCGTCAGAAAGTCAGGTCGCCAAAGGTCGTCAGCATCGAGGAAGGCGACCACCTCGCTGGTGGCATGACTCAAGCCGGCATTGCGTGCCGAGGAGACGCCATGGTTGGGCTGCGTCACCAAACGAATGCGCGCGTCCTGCACGGTCGCTGCGCGCACCTGTTCCGGTCCGCCATCGGTCGAGCCGTCATTCACGACCAGCAATTCCCAGTCACACATATCCTGCGCCTGCACTGACGCGATCGCCTCCAGTACCAGATCGGCCTTGTTGTAGAGCGGCATCACAACGCTCACGGCTGGCTTGACGGCAGCACTCACCAGATCACCACCCGCCGTTCCATAAGCGCGCCAGCAGCCCGACACCGAACCACGGACGCGGTCGCGGTTGCAGATCAAGTAGGTGTAATGCGCTTTCGACGTGACGTCGAATCGAGTAGCGCTGCGCTAGGTCGTGACCAATCTCGATCCAGTCCTGACGCTCGACGTCATCGATGGACGCGACACGCCGCAACGCTGCAGACCAGCCTCTACATCGCCGAGGGGTAACATCGTCCACGTCAAGAGGCGAGGCAAGGCGGCACGCAAGGCGCCGACGGTGCACGAACCAAGCACCGGCAGGCCACTCTGCCATGCCTCGTTGGTAACCAAGCCCCACTGTTCGTAACTGCTGGGAACCACCAATACCCGGGCATTGAGCATCCATTGTCGTGCTGTGGCATTGCTTTGTCGGCCGAGCCCAAACGACGCGTTCGGAAATGCCAAGTTCGATCGCGAGTCGCTCCAACCCGGCCCGCTCCGGGCCGTCTCCGATCACGACCAGCCGTGGCGATTCAGGCAACAGCTTCGCCACGGCGCGCAGCACGCAGTCCAGGCCTTTGCGCGCAATCAAGCGACCAACGAATAACAGGTCAGTGGTTGCACCTGCGAGTGTTGATCCTGCCTGCACTTCCGATTCCGCCACGGCATCCACGGCATACGCTTGCCGGTCGGCAGGAATGTTCAGCGTCTCGAAATACTGGCCATGCAGCCTCTCCGGCAGGAAGCCGCCATCGACATAGCCGTTGAACCAACGCTTGACGACGCGAGTCAAATGTCCGCGGCGGTCCGTGGCTGACCACGCATCGTCCATCTGAAACAACTTGCCGCCGTGATCCACCTTATGGTGCAAGGCACCCGCGCCTTCGGCGAACGCCGGGGCCGGCGCGAATACCGATGCAGCGCCAAGCGCGTGCAGTGCCTGCCGCACGGCGCGAGCCACGTGGCGCGCCGACAGCGTCAAGTAGTCGATATTGGGAAACAGCGTGACCACATGCGTGCCGGCGGGCATCGGAGTGTTGACCAAATCGCCATAACTGGAATCGATATTTGTCACTTCCAGTGCAAAACACGGCTGGCCGCATGCCGCCAACGCGGTGGCGAGCGCCGAGAAACGCGCGCGGTGATAGGGCAGCATCCGTTGATAGACGACAACGACGGGGGGCACAGTCACAGGAATGGATGGCTCAGACAGGGCGGCTGCGCCCGCCAGCAGATTTCGCGCCATCGCATCGGCGCTCAGTGCGGCTGCGGTGGCCCTCGCCTGTTCGCCGAGCTGCGCGGCCAACGCGGCATCTGCAACGAGGGCGAGGCAGGCAGCCGCAAGCGTTGCTGGATCATCATTGACCCAACGACCGTTGACATCGTGGTGGACATAAATCGCCTCCGGGCTGTGATCGGTCCGGCGCGGCAGCACCACCGGCAGCCCCATCGTCATGGCATCCAGGACATTCAGCCCCGCGACGCCCGTGACGCACAGACAGCGGCAGGCCGACAGGGCCACGAATTTGTCACGGCCGTGAAGCGGGCCGGTCAATACCAGCCAGGGCAGCGCCGCTGCACGCAGGATTGCGAGGCCGTCACCGCCACCGACGACGACGATGCGCG
This window contains:
- a CDS encoding glycosyltransferase family 2 protein — encoded protein: MSAAVKPAVSVVMPLYNKADLVLEAIASVQAQDMCDWELLVVNDGSTDGGPEQVRAATVQDARIRLVTQPNHGVSSARNAGLSHATSEVVAFLDADDLWRPDFLTAVLALRERFPTARWWGTGYALWRDGAGTHTAKLGRTAPSADQSLWSNYFDVAAQSDPPICSSAVAVDRSTMLALGGFPQGIASGEDLLTWARLALAHPLAYDRRALAIFRVSGIERRPDPDDSVGRALAALQGDHPDTPGLAAYRAAWHRMRAAMWLRFDQTHAARGDAGKALRLSPWNSLPGYLFQC
- a CDS encoding glycosyltransferase translates to MKIVLIQRLVPVYREVVFDRMRAQCEAAGDAFELWTSDPPEAFAKRGTHGGVAWAMRFPVWALPGGIEWQRLDWRKVLDCDVLVIPDQFRTLSNVAAMLLRRLVGKPVLTWGHGRNFQPNPMSRALAKLRLRLLTIARGHLLYTEQCRAAMLAEGVPLARLRVVENAPDTRGSEGLHPDHDDVREFRSRWALGDAPCIAFLGSWYRDKRPEWIILIGEQIRRELPEARIVVVGGGDGLAILRAAALPWLVLTGPLHGRDKFVALSACRCLCVTGVAGLNVLDAMTMGLPVVLPRRTDHSPEAIYVHHDVNGRWVNDDPATLAAACLALVADAALAAQLGEQARATAAALSADAMARNLLAGAAALSEPSIPVTVPPVVVVYQRMLPYHRARFSALATALAACGQPCFALEVTNIDSSYGDLVNTPMPAGTHVVTLFPNIDYLTLSARHVARAVRQALHALGAASVFAPAPAFAEGAGALHHKVDHGGKLFQMDDAWSATDRRGHLTRVVKRWFNGYVDGGFLPERLHGQYFETLNIPADRQAYAVDAVAESEVQAGSTLAGATTDLLFVGRLIARKGLDCVLRAVAKLLPESPRLVVIGDGPERAGLERLAIELGISERVVWARPTKQCHSTTMDAQCPGIGGSQQLRTVGLGYQRGMAEWPAGAWFVHRRRLACRLASPLDVDDVTPRRCRGWSAALRRVASIDDVERQDWIEIGHDLAQRYSIRRHVESALHLLDLQPRPRPWFGVGLLARLWNGGW